A single genomic interval of Microbacterium hydrocarbonoxydans harbors:
- a CDS encoding class I SAM-dependent methyltransferase, which translates to MSSHSDDGIGAAYDARAAEYIALAGTIEQLDPRDAEVIAAWRDATDGQLLDAGCGPGLWTEFLSRGGRQARGIDLSAEFIANARQRHPGLPFDVGTFRRLPLEDGSVGGILAWYSLIHTPPADLPEVLREFARVLAPGGTLLIGFFDGEPRTPFAHAVAPAYFWSAEALAALLVDAGFEVVSTETRGREPGEISTRRHGSVVARR; encoded by the coding sequence ATGTCGAGCCACTCCGACGACGGCATCGGCGCCGCGTACGACGCGAGGGCGGCCGAGTACATCGCGCTGGCCGGCACGATCGAGCAGCTCGACCCGCGGGATGCCGAGGTCATCGCGGCGTGGCGCGATGCCACGGACGGACAGCTGCTGGATGCCGGGTGCGGGCCGGGCCTGTGGACCGAGTTCCTCAGCCGCGGCGGACGCCAGGCTCGGGGCATCGATCTGTCGGCCGAGTTCATCGCGAACGCGCGGCAGCGGCATCCCGGCCTGCCATTCGACGTGGGCACGTTCCGCCGGCTGCCGCTCGAGGACGGCTCCGTCGGCGGCATCCTCGCGTGGTACTCGCTCATCCACACGCCGCCGGCCGATCTGCCGGAGGTCCTGCGCGAGTTCGCCCGTGTGCTCGCTCCCGGTGGCACGCTCCTGATCGGCTTCTTCGACGGTGAGCCGCGCACGCCCTTCGCCCATGCGGTCGCCCCTGCGTACTTCTGGTCCGCCGAGGCGCTCGCCGCACTCCTGGTGGACGCCGGCTTCGAGGTCGTGTCGACCGAGACCCGTGGCCGCGAACCCGGCGAGATCAGCACCCGACGGCATGGTTCCGTGGTCGCGCGCCGCTGA